Below is a window of Carassius auratus strain Wakin unplaced genomic scaffold, ASM336829v1 scaf_tig00030044, whole genome shotgun sequence DNA.
ggtaaaaaaaattgtaaattagttaacaacaaaaatatttagatttataaaaatattttcttcacaATTTGACATACGTCAATTttgcaaaatttaaaaaaaatatatagatttgttaaaactgtaatacaggtttaaatatataaaatatataaaagttctAACTTATATaaagtgtgtgcatatatatatatatatatatatatatatatatatatatatatatatatatatatatatatatatatatatatatatatatatatatatatatatatacacacacacgctcacatatACACTTTCATAAATGCCATGTCTTTACAATTTTAACTTATATAAATAGATTTCAATCaaggtatatattttatatataaagagcataatatatatatctttattttggAATTTAGAGGGTTTAAAATGTATAACGTTTTGCTTATTATTATGGCTCCATCGGCTCCTGAAAGTGGCAGTATATATtcatgtatagatagatagacagatagagagatagatagttGCCATGTCTATATATACAAATGGATATCTTCCATGTCTacagtttcatcaaacatgtatGCAAAAATATGTCTTACATGATCGCTGCAAGATCACAGCGGCCAGTCATTTTCTGGATATCGAAGCCTTTCAGATGTCGACAGTCAAGAGGCCGTCTACGGTATTTGAGACAGCAATGCCCTGTGAAACAGGAAGGAAAGAGTTAAGAACACATACTTACAGGCAATTTCAGACTTCCCACTaatgtctaaaataaaaacaatagtgaACTGTATTGTATCTGCTGTAACAGTAACTTGATCAGGACTTTTACATGCATTGGTTTGCACTGACTGCTAATACAAAGCTTTCCAGTATCAGTTCAGCTAGGAAAGGCCCAAAGAACGGGTAACGAGATCCATCTTTCATCATACTAAATTTGTGCCCTTGAGCACAAAACACAATCTTCAATTTTTTAAACTGAAAGTACTGCTGGATGcaatgtattacaaaaaaaaattgcatttgcattttcaaCAACACATTTTTACAGCACGTACAAATAACAGCATGCTGGTGGATCATTAACATATTCAGCAAAATGGTGTTTTAAACAATCTATTCAGTTCACATTCACTCACCTGCATCGGTCTCCATGAGAAAGGCGATGAGTATGAGGACACTCAAGGTGCAGGTTTTAAGGTGAGCCATCTCCAGTAGTCTAGCTCAGAAAGTGTTTAAGTGTTGTTAAGTGATCGGTATCCACACAGAGAAGCTTCTGAAGAGCTTTGACTGGACTTCACTGATGAGCACTCGATTTAAACCCTTCATTTGGGATTTCCCCCACCTTAGGAATTCATGTTCACGCCCCATCGAAATTCTTCGCATGTGAACTTGATCTCTACGCTCGGAGCAGGTGTTTAAAACAGTTGAACATTCATCTACTTCCTGCTTCCATAAAAACATGATTGATGTGTACGATGTTAAACCAGGGAAGGGTCAAATATTGTTCATGTGCTggataaaactaatttaaacactcatttacaaattaattaattaatgtaaaacttttgaaacattttattcaaattttgtcTTTTTAGACAGGcctttatgaatattttgtaatGCATGCCTGATTATAACTACATTGTAAATACATACAATCAATCAAGGTACTGATTCATGAATTCAAGAATCCATTACTTAAATATTTATAGATTAAAAAAGATTTGCAAACATCTTTACGTaagaagttcttagcaatgcatattactaatcaaaaatgtaatttgtatatatttacagtatgaaatgcataaaatgtgttcatggaacatgatctttacttaatatcctaatgattttgccATTTCTTCATTGCAGTTCTGCTGCTTTGTGCAAAGATTCTATAATTATTCCAACACACATGATTTAATTCATCAGTGAAAATCACATGAGTTACATGTGAGTGAATGAAGAAAATGATATAGAgtgctgaatgaatgaatctgCAGGAGAAGAAGAGAAAAGTAGAGGATTGAAGTGATGGTGCTGATGAAGCAAACACTATAGCTTTCTGTTACTAAATGGATGGATATCATTATTCTCCAATGTGGGTAAAATGTGTAGAAATTAATGAGAATTAGCCAGTGCTATTTTTAACCCTTACTACAGTGAGGgttataaatacatttcactgTAGTAAGGGTTAAAAATAGCACTGGCTAATTTTGGATGTGACCTttagatattttgaataaagGTAAAACGTGAACAATTTTGCATCTGAATGTGCTCAAAATAGCTCCCCCTTCCAATAATTCTATGTATTTTGTTTAGGCAGGAGTCTAAAATTAGCAAAGTGCTAAATCTAGATGTCATTCAGAGCTAAAAATAGCACCcaggaaaacattttaaaaatgttctgcAAATGAAAACGATGATACGGTCACGAGTTACGTAGACACCACAGGATGTTGACGTAAGCTACTGTAGAAATAAAATTAGAACAAGATtaaataacattcaaaatatttgttttcgtGCATGAGGTCATTTCAATTTTGAGTGTTTTTGTTCAGCTTTAAGTTATTTTTAAGTAGTTTAAGTTTGCTTGCTTTTTacttgtgaaatatatttatattgtatatatttattttaacataatacaatttaatatgcataatatataaaacatatttagtgccattaaatgtattttaacatgtaaaaaaagCACAGACTGCATGATTCATGCAATCAGTTGAACACTTAAAATGAATATATGTGTTAGCTTGATGCGAGTCTGGAATAACCTTTTTTTTGTGGCTGAGCgggaatgtttttaaacatttgttaaaagCACACTCTTCGCAATAAAGgcttttcatcatcatctgtgGTTTGCAGATGCTTTCAACCTTTTTTCCCTTATCTTTATAGCAGAAAAGGCCTTTTcttgaaaggttctttgaggaataCAAAATGGTTCTTCAGTGCCACCTCTGTAAAAAGACccctttttggatgaactatttcaTTGTAAGAGCAAGAACCCAGCAACATTGTGATAAAGGCATTTTGCAGCACACTTCTTGCGTGGTTAATGTTTATCTTTTGCTGAAATAGCTTGAATACCAACTATATTTCCATGACAGTTTTTTGAATGCCACACATTTTTGCAGCATGGATAACTCAGTTAACAACTTCTCATAAAATGGTTTGAGTCACACAGATGACTTGCGCGTTCAACTTTAACTTGGGTATAACTGATGAATCTGATCAACAATTTGCTTGCATCCTTTTAAAGTGACGTAGGAGGCCAGCACGATGCATTTAGTTAGTCtatctattatatattttagttataatACGTATAAATACACAATGGCACCGTTCCAAGTTATAGTCAATTTGAATGCAACAGTCCACATAATTGGATGCTCGTGTATATTCTTTCATGTAATGActtgcatgtttttttctgtctgatgTAGGCACCCTGATGTTTTCATACAGATAGACTATCGTTTATTTGCTAGCATGAAATTCCACGCATGTTTGTACTGGGGCTGTATTATCTGTGCATAAATCAAAGTGTGAGTTTATTCTCTTTCAGTCCTTAATGTTGCAACTATGAGCCAGTGCGATGATAGCTACACTTGCCCCCGCGCTTTGAGGAGGGTCTGTGTGCTCTCtctgaatgggcatgacgcctctggcTGTGTCCATAATCAAACCTCTGTTCAAAGCGAGAGTAAAATTCCCTCCTACGTAAATTCCCCAAAAAAACTCTCCGCTATAACCACTTAATTTGGATAGCTGAAAAACATCATGCATTACATTACATCATGCACAACAACAATGAATCAACaataaccctgaatcaacaaacagaactaacaattattgctacatgtataataattattaattaataatgttaataatgttcatcgtctagctgactacgtcttgtattatttttttctaaaaaatcctgtcaaacgtgcacaaactgacagtcaccaccataagctagcTACTactaatattgtagaaacataattttctgtaaagttgctttgtaacgatctGTAtggtaaaaagcgctatacaaataaacttgatttgaacaacaacaaaattaattttaaattagattcGCTGAAAAGAAAGTACGCATTGGTCAACGTTGTTTTATATTGCAAACATCAATTTAGGCTAATGGGCGCACAATGAGACCTGCAAACAGAACCAAACTTTCTGCATTTCCTATGTGCATTTGTCACTCATTTTTAACTTGATCCGGAAAGACAAGAATTAAAACTATAGAAATATCTGTTGCCTGGCACGTGCACTTTCTTCTGAGGCCCAAGCCCAAGCATTTTTTCCAATCCATATCGCGTGCTGTTAAATCAAGAACCGCTGTGACCTGTCGGATGAGTGAAGCACAGATTCATGGCCGAATCGCTTAACCAGAATGattttttgcttaattttttttaatgagattgCACCGAAAATAAAATAGATATCAATACATAAAAGAAACTAGACTGAATTAAGCTGTATGGCTGTAACGGTTTTATCTCAGCTTTATCTAAAATCATCATCTTCATGTTTTGATTGAAAACTAAGATGTATTCCATAACATGACGTGTTTCCAGAGAACAGTTGAGGTTAAATGTATTTGcacaaatgtgcaaatgtaaCGTTGAAATCATATCACACCAGCAGAAAGCATTAGCCTACTTATATTAATAAGCTATTGGATCTAAAACAGTAAACTCagtcacacacccacacacacacaaaaaaactcatAGAGACACATTTGAAAATTGACAGAAAACACTTGCCTTTACATGATACAGAACAGGAAATGTTACAGTAACAGTATTTAAGTccttataaaatattacatttccatTTCATTCACAATCGTTACTGATTTAAAACGTATACGTTTTTTCATCTTGACAACGTTCCCAGCGATTGCAACATTTTCCATCGCTTAAACTATGTCAGATATTTGGATGCAGATGACTTGTTTTAATGAATAACTGCCATGTGAAGTTTTATGGGGAAAACAAATTGTTTCAGCCATTACAGAAGCTCAGGAGCGAGAGTCTTTTGCATGTCTGAACTTCATTCACCCGAAGTGTTTTGCAATTCAGAGAAACAAGTTGGCAATTTGTCTTAAACACAGCCTGAAAATCCAGTATACAAATCATTTAAGTCAAAAGTCAGAGAAAGACATCTTTCATCGTCCCATCACTTTTGGTACAGACAGcagataaataattaaaatgtctcagaGATGGATCATTGGTGCCTAGAATGCTATCTTTCCCATATTAGATCAACCCGTACAATGCATAAACATTCAAACACGGCGTCTGAAATGttagacaaaaaacaacaaacatatatatagcctactgtaAGAATCTGTGAACGTGGGACCAGCACTTCCGGTGCTTTGATCCATTCTATCTTCAGCTCATAATGTAGATCTGTAACAGACTGTAGAAATGCAACATGAACCTGAATTTGAACTGCTTCTAACACAATAGGCCACTGCATTCTTAAGAAAGAGGATACATGTTTGTGGAATGTGGCTGGCAGTTAAAAAAACCCAAATAGTTTGCTTTTAGCAAGACTAGTCTTGCacatctttataaaaaaaatgatagtcGAGCAACTCTTGAAGTACATGTACTGAGTGCTACTCAAGTAGCAACTGTTATGACTagtttatgtttatttatctACATACTGGGGTAAATACATCTAAACTTATCAAAATACATCTAAAGAGGCTTCTTAGCCCTGGTCCAAAAGGTCTGAGGTCATTTCGTCCCTCAAAAAACGTAATATGAATAACACATTTTCAAGATTGGTTAAGAttaaacaaacagaaacttaGATAGACTTTCTATAATTTAAAATGGCATGATCTGAAGTCTACCTACAGTACATTAAGCAGGTAATACCGTTTGCTCTGCCGTCTTAGGCCCATTCCCAAGGTACTACCATTGCTACCTGGCAGTGTAAACAGTGGAAAGTGCAGAATTTCCCAAACAGAGCCGTTTACATCCTCATGGCTTTCCCTTTTGAAATCAAATGGAAATGAGATGTAAAACTTGGAGAGGTCGAAAACATACACTAaaattagcacaaaaacattacatcATAGCAGAAGGACAAGTAAACATGTTCAACTGGGGCAGAGCGTGACATAATTACAAGGTTCGGGCCAGTAAGGGTTTTCTCATTATAGGGATGTATTTTGCTGGCTCAGGTGTCGGTCAACTTCCTGCTGCTTCTCATCCTTCTGAATTTCCCTCGTCATTTTTTTCCTTTCTAAGCCCTTTGTTACGGTGTCTCTGAATGGCTTTCCAGATGCGACATAGCGATCCTCCCCTATAGtgggaaataaattaaatagtttcATTAATTGCAGACTTTTTTTCTAAGAGACAACGAGTAACTACAAGGGTTCAATCTTGGGAAAAAAGTGCCTAGCCCATAATGTCTGAACACTAAGCTTCTAATGGTCTTAACACAAAATACTTTAAAGGAAGTCAGAAAGAATTAATCAAATGCATTCCTTAAAAAGCCATTGCTGGCTATCGAAGACGGAACAAAGTTTTCATCAGAATACAGGAAGTTTGATTCAGAGTAGCTCGGTGGATTTAGGTTATGCAATGCAGCAGAGCGGTGTCTGAAGATCTGGTgagaaatacaatagtgaataTATTTAGTGAAGCATGGAGGATGATGCTTTGGAGTATGAAAGAATATTTCAGAATGGTGTGATTCCCACAAATGAGAAGTTGTCTAAAGATGAACAATCAGAtgttatttttcaaaaagaaaatgctCCTGTCTACACTGCGAAGACAACCATGAGTGGCTTGAGAAGGCCATTGGAATCATGTTTTTGCTTGGCTGGAATCCAGATTTGAACCCTATAAAGAATATTTGGTCTCACATTAAACTCCAACTAACTGGGAGACAGTTTTCAACTACTCATTAACTAAAGCCATCAATTTTTAGTCTTAAATGTCTAAAAAGTAGAGGGCATGTTTACCCACACAGCGTaatcatttaaagaaaaacaaatggaaaAGCTGCTTAGTACTTTATTCTTGCGAATTTCCTGACTAATGATTTGGGGTTAAAATTTTATAATGTGCACTAAtaaaagttttaagtaaataaataaataaaatctaaagtttggggtctgtaagattttctttttaaggaaattgaaacttttattcagcaaggatgcattaaactgattaaaagtccCAGTAAAGGATTGGATAATGTTAAGAAAGTtcgaataaatgttgttttttaaatgttctattcattaaataatcatgGTTTTCActaaatttttaatttagatttatgcatttagcagatgcttttatccaaagcgacttacagtgcattcaggctgtcaatttttacctatcatgtgttcacgggaaatcgaacccacaaccttgcgcaatgctctaccagctgagctacaggaacactaaaatattaagcaatatcAGTTGTCAacgtataaataaatatttcacaggGCTTTCAAAAACACATCTTACCCATCCCAAACCTATGAGCTGTAATGTAtagtcatttattatatttaatattattatacttattacattttaaggtTGGACTAGGTGACTAAATAATTAGGGCTGCTTTATACAAAGGACAAACATTTACAGTACAAATAAAGTCCTCACCTTAGCCTCAGGCAGCGCAGGTCTTCTTGGGTAACATCGCAAAGAATATTGCTGAGCGTAAAATCTTCTTCAACAAACTGTCAAACACAGACAGAAACCACAAGGACTTGG
It encodes the following:
- the LOC113079974 gene encoding C-C motif chemokine 20, encoding MAHLKTCTLSVLILIAFLMETDAGHCCLKYRRRPLDCRHLKGFDIQKMTGRCDLAAIIFHTKNGKFVCADPKQLWTQDRVECLRMKAAEVKTGGGF